GGCCTAGGCGATATTTCTCAGCTCGTGCTGCTGGATAAGCAGGACCGGGAAAAGAAGGTGTTTGTGCAAGGCCTGGTAAATAACCCCGAAATGCTATCGGTGGGGGCGGACGGGCCTGCTGGCTGGAGTTTCGGTACGATGCGCGCTGGGGACAACGGGTGTATTCCGAAATCAGAGTGCTCGATCTGGCGTCGGGCCAACTTACCCACCTTACGCGGCGAAGCCGTTACACCGCCGCCGCGCTGTCAAGTGATGGACAGCGCTTGGTGGCCGTGCGCAGCGACTCGGCTTACCAGAACCGCTTAGTGGTGCTCGATGCCCGCTCCGGGCAGGAACAGCGCGTACTGCCAAACCCTACCAATGACTTGTACATTCAGCCCCGCTGGCTGCCCGACCACCGCACCGTAGCGGCCGTGCTGCTCAAGTCGGGGGCAAAACATTGGCTCTTATCGACACTGAAACCGGCCAGACTCGCGAACTGCTGCCCGTAGCTAACAACAACCTGAGCCATCCCCAGCCGGGGGGCAATTTTGTGTTCTACAACTCACCGCAGTCGGGTATCGACAATGTGTATGCGGTTGAAATCAGCACAGGGGAGGTAAAGCAGGTTACCTCGCGGCCACTAGGGGCATATCATGCCGCCGTTTCTCCCGATGGGCAGCGTCTGGCCTTTCATGATTTTCGGGTAGAAGGTGCCCGCGTAGCCGATATGCCGCTGGAGCCTACACGTTGGACGGCGGCCTCGGCTGCGCCCATCACGCCGTCCGCCTACACCGACCCGTTGCTCACACAGGAGCCCGGCGTAGGCACTATTGGGGCCGTAGTACCCGATTCGGGAACGGTGCAGCCTAGCTTGGCGGTAAGCCGCTACAATCGGTTCAACCATTTATTCAACGTGTTTAGCTGGGGGCTGGTACAATCACCGGATGGCCAGGGCGTCCGATTGGGCGTTCGTTCCCAGGACTTGCTGAGCACCACAGTAGCCGTGGCCGGCGTGGGCTTCGACCAAACTGAACGCACCGGCAACGTCTTCGCGGACCTCAGCTACCAAGGTTTTTTGCCCGTGCTTGATCTGAGCGTACAGCATGGGTCACGCCGCACCACCGGCTTTGTGGATCGGCGCGCTCCACTCGATAGTGCCAGCGCCGACCGGTGGCGCTACACCCAATTCACTACCGGCGTACGACTGCCGCTCAACTTTACGCGCTCCAAATACCTGAAAGGTCTGACCCTAGGCGCTCACTATAGTCAGCAGCAAGTACGCGATTATGACTTACGGACCCGCCGCCTATCGGAGGTTGGGTTCGGGGGCTCTTTGCACATCGTGCAGTACAGTCTAAGCTATTATCATCAACTCCTGCAAAGCCGCCGTGACGTAGGGCCACGCTGGGGCCAGAACCTGAGCGCAGTGTGGCGCACTACTCCTTTTAGGGCCGGCTTGCAGGGCAATCAATGGGGGTGCAGGGAAACCTGTACTTTCCGGGAGTGCTCAAACATCATTCGCTGCGCCTGCGTGGGGCTACCAATATCATGATCAATCGCAGTATCAGTTCAGCTCCCTGATTGCGTATCCTCGTGGCCAATCATATGTGAGCTTTGATAAGTTGCGAACGGGCAGCGTAGAGTATCGCCTGCCTGTAGCCGACACGCACTGGACGCTGGGGCGCTGGCTGTACATTCAGCGCATCAAGGCGGGGAGCTTTTTGGACGTAGCTTCCGGGCAGCGGCGGTTAGCCACCGACCAAGGACCAAAAACCTTCCGCAGCAGCTATACCACGGCTGGCCTCGACGTGACCTTTGTGTTTAACCCGATGCGTTTGCGTACGCCGCTAGAGGTGGGCGTTCGGTCTATTTATAATTTGCGCACGAACCAATGGGAGGTGCAGCCGCTGGTGCTTGATATCGGGTTTTAAAGCAAATGGCAAGATGGCTCGCGTCGATACGCAGTGTTACAAATCTTGTTATTGTGAAAACAAACTGGGTTATGTGCAGCTTTTAGCTTTACTTTTCGCCTTCCGTTCTCTTCCAAGGACTTCACAACGACTTGTTGCCTTAAATGCCCCAACTATTGCATAACTGACTATGGCGCTTCGTTTACTGTTTGAAAATAAAGACATTACCATTTATTACGACTATACGAATGAATGGCTTCATGTAGAATGGCAGAAGAACCAAGATATGGAGTCGGTGCAGGCCGGAGCTGGGAAGATGCTGGAGTGTATGCAGCAGGAGCAATGCCATAAGGTGCTCAATGATAACCGTTTGGTAGAGACTATGTGGTCGGATGCTTCGGAGTGGGGGGCAAAGTTTGGCTGCCGGCTATGGCCGAAGCTGGGTTGCAGTATTTTGCCTGGGTGTATTCGCCCAACCTGTATAGCCGCCTTTCCACCGACCTGACCTTGCAGCACGCCCCAGCGGTGGGCCCGATAGTATTTACCTTCGATAACATCGACACGGCCAGCGCTTGGCTGCGGCAGATGTAGTCCTACGAGATAAGAGCAGTAAGACACAAAAAGCGTCAGGAAGCATTTCCTGACGCTTTTTGGTTGTGATCAGTTGTTGTAGCTAGTTGGTGGTGCTGCCCGAAGTAGAGCCGGATTTGCCCCCCGACTTGATGGGCTGCTTGGAGTTTTTGTCCACCATCTCCTGATTGGTCGAACCCGTGGGCTTTGTGGTGCCCGGAGAAGCGGGGCGGGATTCTTTCAGGACACGCCGGCTCGACTCCGACATGGTGCCGGTAGGGCTAGTGCGATTTTCGGGCTCTAGGGTGCTGTTTTGCGTCTTTTTGCTTTGAGTCTTGGCTGGAGTGGCTTTTTTGGGTGGGTAGGAGGCCGCGGGCGAGGTATTAGACACACTCGTTTCGGGGCGGGTAGAAGAGCCACCTGACGAGGTGCCCTGGGCCGCCGCCGTTGAAAAGCCAGCTACGCAGGCCACGATGAATGCAAAAGCAGTTTTCATAAAAATATAAGAGGGGTGAGAAATAGACACGCATAAGCTCAACACTATATGCTTAGTACCAATCTCTTACGCGTATAAGCTGCTTGTGTTTTGACCGATAAGCAGCAACAGTGACTCCTGTTGAGCTTAATCGGCAGACCTGATGAGTAATGGTTGTAAGCGCGGCTGGGGCACCCAAATACCTATAGGAGCAGCTTCTGCTGGCCGGCAATACCACGTTTTCCTGCGGGCGAACCACACTAAATAACAGGTGTCGAAGCAGAAAAAAGCCCCCCAGACCAGCATTTTGAAAGGGTGACGTGCCCGCTACCCCTGCGCAAAACAGGGCGTTAGGGTAAGATGCTGGAGGCGGAATACTACTTGCGGCAGTAGTACCACCCGCGACCCAATCGGGCCAGCTTGCGCGGCATGAGCATAGGCAACGACGGAAAAACACTTCGAACGTTAGTCAATCAACACATTTTGAGGCATAAACGCAAGCACAACCGGAGACGAGCAACCCTGAATTTGCCCCCGGTTGGGCTTGCTGACCTACACGGAATTCTTAAGGCTGAGCATTACCTGATACTAGCTCAACATTGCACTATATTCGAACACTTTTATCCTCCTTTATTCTGTATTAATAGGTTTATGCTGCTTCGTAAAGCGTTATCAACGAGAGTTATTATTTGTCTGCTGGTTGGGATAATTGGTGGCTTTCAAGTAGCCTCGGCCGATGACTTCGTGCGTCAGGCCATTGCCCGCCTTCAGAGTTTTTACATCGGCAGCTTTCCCGAAAAAAGCTACATCCACACCGACAAAGCATTTTACGCCGTGGGTGAGACTATTTGGCTAAAGGCCTACGTGGTAGATGCCGCCCGGCACCGGCCTGATACAATGAGCCGGGTGCTGTACGTTGACTTGGTTGCCCCCGACCAGCGCGTCGTAGGTCAGCGCGTGCTACGCCTAACTCAGGGCACCGCCGCCGCCGACTTTGAGCTGACCGACAGTCTGGCGCAAGGCATGTACACGGTGCGCGCTTACACCAACTGGATGCGCAACTTCAGCCCCGACTACTTCTTTTCCAAGCGCATACCCGTGTGGCAGGCGGCTACTCCTGTGGGTACTAGCGCAGCCGCCCGGCCCGTTGCGAAAGCCAGAGTACGTAAGGCAGCCTCAGCCCCTAAGCCCAAAACGGACGTGCAATTCTTCCCCGAAGGGGGCAATCTGGTGGCTGGCCTACCTACCGTGGTAGCCTTTAAAGCCACCGATGAGTACGGCCGCGGCGTAGCCGTGAGCGGACAGCTAACTGATGATCAGGGACAGGCAGCGGGCTCTTTCAAAAGTCAGCACGCGGGCATGGGCACAGTATTGCTGACACCCCAGCCGGGTCGGCAGTATAAGGCAGCAGTAGTGCTGCCGGGGGGCGCCCGCGCCGAGTATCCGTTGCCCGCTGTGGCCCCCAGCGGCTTTGTGCTGAAGGTGACGCAAACCAAGGAGTTTGTGTACGTAGGCGTGCAGCGCCAAACGGCGGCGGGCACTGCCGCCGCGCCCGCCGAAAATGTGACGCTGCTGGCTCACGTACGCGGCACGGTAGCTTACGCCGCCAAAGGCCAGCTGACCGGCAGTGAAGGTTATGCGGCCCGTATTCCGAAAGCCAAATTCCCGACGGGCGTAGCGCATTTCACCCTGTTCGATGGGCAAGGTGTGGCGCAAGGTGAGCGGTTGGCATATATTGATGCTCAGCCTAGCCTGCAGGTGCGCATCACCCCGGACAAGCCCGCGTATGCTCCCCGCGAGAAAGTAAACCTGACGGTAGCCGTAATCGATGGTGCCGGTCAGCCTGTAGCGGCCCAGTTGTCATTGGCCGTAACTAATGCGCTGGCAACGGGGATGAATGAAGCGCCCGAAACGACTATCCTGACCCAGTTGCTGCTGACCTCCGATTTGCAGGGCTACGTGGAAAACCCAGGCTACTATTTCCAGAATAAAACCCCCGAAACCGAACAGGCGCTTGATCATCTGCTGCTCACCCAGGGCTGGCGGCGGTTTGTGTGGAAAGAGATTCTGGCCGATAAAAAGCCCCCCAGACCCTTTGCGCTGGAGCAAGCGCTAAGTATAGGTGGGCAGGTGGTGCGCCCCAATGCCAAAGCCGCGGGCGTTAGTCAGCTTACTATTTTTCAAATGGGAGCTACGGGCGGAATGGCTGTGGCCAGCACCGAGGCCGATGGGAGCTTTCTGCTTACGGGCTTTCAAGGCAAAGACACGGCCCGCGTGGTGGTGCAGGCTCGAAAAGAGAAAGGCGGTAGCAACCTGCTTATAAAGCTGAACCCGCGCTGGCCCGAGGTGACTGCCCTTACCTGGCCATTGCCCGCCGAACCAGAGCCAACCGTAACAGCATATCTGCAGCAGAGCCAAAAGCAACAGAAGGCCGAGCGCCAGTATCGGGCTGATACGGCCAAAACCATTATGCTGAAGGGCGTGACGGTGGCGGGCCGCAAGCCTACGCCGCCCCCCGATGCGCGCCGCATCTATTCGCAGGCCGACGCGGTGCTTCGGCCAGACGATATTCCAGGCAGTAGCTCTTTTTTTAGCGTATTGCAGCTCATACAAGGGCGAGTAGCCGGGGTTCAGGTAACTGGTTCAGCTCCTAATTTTCAAGTGCAGATCAGAGGAGCTAGCTCTATTACCGGAAGTAACGCACCGTTGTTCGTTCTGGATGGTATTCCGGTTGATATCGATGCCATTAACACAATACCCGTTACGGATGTCGAAACCGTGGAAATATTGAAAGGGCCCTCGGCCGCTATTTATGGCAGCCGGGGGCAGGAGGAGTCATTGCCATCTTTACCAAGCGCGGCAACTCCAACTACGACTACTCCAAAACGCCCGCTCCGGGCATCGCAACCGCAGTGCTGCCCGCCTATTACCAAGCCCGCGAATTCTACGCCCCGCGCTACGAAACGCCCGCCCGCCCCGCGCAGCAGCGTCCCGACTATCGGAGCACCACACTCTACTGGGCACCCACGCTGCGCACCGGCGCCACCGGCCAGACGCAGGTATCGTTCTACTGCTCCGACGACGCCAGCACGTTTCGAGTGGCCGTAGAAGGCTTGTCGAATGCCGGTATGCCTGGCGTCGGTACCGGAGAGTTTAAAGTAGGTAACTAAAAAAGCCCCCAGGCACCGTCTGGGGGCTTTTTCACAGCTCTGCAGTCAGCGGCGCAGTTAGCGCACGACTCGAAGGCGGCTGCCAGCGGCAATAGGGACCTCTTTTATCAACGTAAAATCGGCGGCTGTGGCGGAGTCGCGAGTGGGGCGGCGGAGTACTTGCAAAATGGTATCGTTGGCGCGAAGTATGGCTACATCGGTGCCGTTGGTAGTGAGGTCGGAGGTCCGAAATCCGAGTAGGGCATCTTCCGGAAACGCCCGCTCCGTGAGGCTGTCCAGCACCGTAGCCCGGCCATCGAAGGTGCCAAGGGTCACTTGTTCCATGGGTGCCCCTTGCCGGGTCATCAGCAGCGCGGCCTGCGTAGCGGGTCCGGTTGGCTTGGGCGGGGCGTAAGGAAAGATGAGTCCTAAGAACAGGCTGTCGGAAACCGCTGGAGCCTCCGCTACCGCTACCGAATCGCCTTTCCTGGCTTTACCAGGCTCGGCCTGCTCCCGCGTCGACTTTTGACACGCAACCAGCCAGCCAACGGCCAGAACCGCGGCGCAAGGCAGAGCTTTTATTGAAAGTCGTGACACAGGTGGGAGTAGTAAATGATGGTGTATAACATACGGATTTACAGGTGCTTGTGGCTATAAATCCGGGTGGAAAACGCTGTTTTTTATAATTGGAAAGTGCAAGCGATGCTGTAAGGATGCAAAGCTTGCCTTAGAGGCCATGAAGGTGGTTGAGAGCGTGAAAAGTAAACTTTTTGCCCCCCAGCGCGCTTATACTCACTTATCTTTTGCTCCCTTATTCTTTGAATATGAAAGTCGAAATCTGGTCCGATATCATGTGCCCGTTCTGCTACATCGGCAAGCGGAAGTTTGAAGCGGCGCTGGCCGAATTTGCCCCCCACAACGATGTGCAGGTGCAGTGGCGCAGCTTTGAGCTGGACCCTAATATGAAAACCAACCCCAACCAGAGCATCCATGAGCTACTGGCTGAGCGCAAGGGCATGTCGGTGGCACAGGGCCGCCAAATGAATAATCAGATGGCCCAAACGGCCGCTGAAGTGGGCTTGGAGTTCAATTTCGACAAGACCATTCCGGCCAATACTTTCAACGCTCACCGCCTCATTCATTTAGCCGCCGCCCACGGCCGCCAGGATGCAGCCAAGGAACGCATCTTATACGCTTACTTCACCGAAGGCCGCAACGTGGATGATCCTGCCACCCTCACCCAACTCGCCACCGAGCTAGACTTGCCCGCAGCGGAAGTAGCCCAGCTTTTCGAAACCG
The window above is part of the Hymenobacter radiodurans genome. Proteins encoded here:
- a CDS encoding TolB-like translocation protein; its protein translation is MRSDSAYQNRLVVLDARSGQEQRVLPNPTNDLYIQPRWLPDHRTVAAVLLKSGAKHWLLSTLKPARLANCCP
- a CDS encoding TolB family protein, with protein sequence MALIDTETGQTRELLPVANNNLSHPQPGGNFVFYNSPQSGIDNVYAVEISTGEVKQVTSRPLGAYHAAVSPDGQRLAFHDFRVEGARVADMPLEPTRWTAASAAPITPSAYTDPLLTQEPGVGTIGAVVPDSGTVQPSLAVSRYNRFNHLFNVFSWGLVQSPDGQGVRLGVRSQDLLSTTVAVAGVGFDQTERTGNVFADLSYQGFLPVLDLSVQHGSRRTTGFVDRRAPLDSASADRWRYTQFTTGVRLPLNFTRSKYLKGLTLGAHYSQQQVRDYDLRTRRLSEVGFGGSLHIVQYSLSYYHQLLQSRRDVGPRWGQNLSAVWRTTPFRAGLQGNQWGCRETCTFRECSNIIRCACVGLPIS
- a CDS encoding TonB-dependent receptor plug domain-containing protein, encoding MLLRKALSTRVIICLLVGIIGGFQVASADDFVRQAIARLQSFYIGSFPEKSYIHTDKAFYAVGETIWLKAYVVDAARHRPDTMSRVLYVDLVAPDQRVVGQRVLRLTQGTAAADFELTDSLAQGMYTVRAYTNWMRNFSPDYFFSKRIPVWQAATPVGTSAAARPVAKARVRKAASAPKPKTDVQFFPEGGNLVAGLPTVVAFKATDEYGRGVAVSGQLTDDQGQAAGSFKSQHAGMGTVLLTPQPGRQYKAAVVLPGGARAEYPLPAVAPSGFVLKVTQTKEFVYVGVQRQTAAGTAAAPAENVTLLAHVRGTVAYAAKGQLTGSEGYAARIPKAKFPTGVAHFTLFDGQGVAQGERLAYIDAQPSLQVRITPDKPAYAPREKVNLTVAVIDGAGQPVAAQLSLAVTNALATGMNEAPETTILTQLLLTSDLQGYVENPGYYFQNKTPETEQALDHLLLTQGWRRFVWKEILADKKPPRPFALEQALSIGGQVVRPNAKAAGVSQLTIFQMGATGGMAVASTEADGSFLLTGFQGKDTARVVVQARKEKGGSNLLIKLNPRWPEVTALTWPLPAEPEPTVTAYLQQSQKQQKAERQYRADTAKTIMLKGVTVAGRKPTPPPDARRIYSQADAVLRPDDIPGSSSFFSVLQLIQGRVAGVQVTGSAPNFQVQIRGASSITGSNAPLFVLDGIPVDIDAINTIPVTDVETVEILKGPSAAIYGSRGQEESLPSLPSAATPTTTTPKRPLRASQPQCCPPITKPANSTPRATKRPPAPRSSVPTIGAPHSTGHPRCAPAPPARRRYRSTAPTTPARFEWP
- a CDS encoding DsbA family oxidoreductase, encoding MKVEIWSDIMCPFCYIGKRKFEAALAEFAPHNDVQVQWRSFELDPNMKTNPNQSIHELLAERKGMSVAQGRQMNNQMAQTAAEVGLEFNFDKTIPANTFNAHRLIHLAAAHGRQDAAKERILYAYFTEGRNVDDPATLTQLATELDLPAAEVAQLFETDAYAQEVRHDEYQARQIGVRGVPFFVFDDKYAVSGAQPKEVFLEVLEKVWEESNPKPTLIADGATCGPDGVCD